One window from the genome of Amaranthus tricolor cultivar Red isolate AtriRed21 chromosome 9, ASM2621246v1, whole genome shotgun sequence encodes:
- the LOC130824145 gene encoding uncharacterized protein LOC130824145, giving the protein MEEWNVKCKNCELTAWTYCQIDRNSLCWRCDTILHETNSDLSNHIRSVLCHKCQKITPWSAFGPNLPTCRAYCYSCDPKTSGILNNILTKMNQFSSTTDDNQDDDQSQLYENQHSSSYQNAGVVMSSIIDRIKKVLITNVDDDDDEDDDDDDDDDDDDGDDDSTSNITSTPPRKIVVIEHGTEDPIFQKTAEHVKEYLWLIGVRDYITVEINPMSSPRKGSFVITNGDTTYISLLNLEPPFDELNHLDVNSIAAKIIGFNLKNKLGMM; this is encoded by the exons atggaaGAGTGGAATGTAAAATGCAAGAATTGCGAATTAACGGCATGGACATACTGTCAAATTGACAGAAACAGCTTATGCTGGCGATGCGACACCATTCTTCACGAAACCAACTCTGATCTTTCTAACCATATTCGATCTGTTCTCTGCCATAAATGCCAAAAAATTACTCCATGGTCTGCCTTCGGTCCTAATCTCCCTACTTGCAGGGCCTACTGTTATTCTTGTGACCCTAAAACGTCTGGGATTCTTAATAATATCCTCACTAAAATGAATCAATTCTCATCAACAACTGATGATAATCAAGACGATGATCAATCTCAACTTTATGAAAATCAACATTCATCGTCTTATCAGAATGCTGGAGTTGTCATGTCATCTATAATTGATCGCATTAAGAAAGTACTTATCACTAAtgtagatgatgatgatgatgaagatgatgatgatgatgatgatgatgatgatgatgatggtgatgatgattcTACTTCTAACATTACTAGTACGCCGCCTAGAAAGATCGTTGTTATTGAACATGG TACTGAAGATCCAATATTCCAGAAGACTGCCGAACATGTAAAGGAATACTTGTGGCTTATTGGTGTTCGTGATTATATTACAGTGGAGATTAACCCTATGTCCTCG CCAAGAAAAGGAAGTTTTGTGATCACAAATGGGGATACTACATACATTAGTTTGCTG AATCTGGAGCCTCCATTTGATGAGTTAAACCATCTTGATGTGAACTCAATAGCTGCTAAAATCATCGGCTTTAACTTGAAGAATAAGCTAGGAATGATGTAA